From the genome of Nicotiana tabacum cultivar K326 chromosome 17, ASM71507v2, whole genome shotgun sequence:
AGATCTCGGCACATATCGATAAGAGATCGGCAATCAGTTAATTAGaggattttttttaccttttatagagttgtacctaatgtaggattctcctactatataaagggagtctGATTACTTGTAAAGATGACAGAAACACGCATTCTAAAGCAATACAATATTATTATCTTTAAGCTCTTATCCTTCTGTGTCTTGATATCGATCGAAGTACATTCAGCTCGAGGGTGGCTAACCTTCCAAGGCTGAAATTATCCGCGTGGTTTGCATTaactttatcattatttatttcaattgcaatctaatttatcgttttgtatcaagttaattcacgtatccttaaaactatttacaaatttaattgttatccgattttgagatAAACAAGACTACCTGCGGCCCGCTGGTTGATAATtttttaatgaaaaaaaaaaaacacgtGCTTGTGAATTCACCTCACCTTTAATTTCCGGCAGCCAAATAGTATGCAAATTTAAAACTCTGATATGTAAAGTCGAGTGGTGTTATGTTTTTTGTGCTCTTTTATGTGGCAGATTTTTAGTTGACATTCATGGATAGTGGGGGGCCTAAGACAGGGATGTCCCAACGCTTAGTTCTTATCAGCCGAATTGCAATATGACATTCACATGTCGTATCaactgatttatatatatatatccatttaAAGATAAAAACTAATTGATAGATTTTCTAGAAGTTCTTCTATAAAAATCATTTTCACCATTAATAAATGTTCATTTACTAATCATTTTTATAGTAACCCCAGAATATCTCACCTATATTAAGTTGATTTTGTAGTCCTAATTCAAATAAACATGATTTGATTGAGTTGGGTGTATTTGGTACGGACGGAAAATAACTTACTTCTAGCGTTTGGTTGTTAGAAAATATCTGCCAAGAGAAATATTTTCCTCGAAAAGGGAGAAATTGAATTCCTTCACTTTTGGGCAGAAACTTCTTCCTTCAGTAGTGTTTCGACTCGTAATTTTATATTCCCCTCTTTAATCAACATTAAATCCTATTATCAATCACTAGCATTAAAAAGTTTCATTAATATCCTATCCGATTTATTAATAGTATTATCAGTTAGAAACTGCTTTTTAAAAATTAGTTTTCATTCACCGACCAAatatcaaaaattatttttcataaaatcaTTTATTTTTCAGATAGCATTTCCGAAAAATAACTTTCATTATTATCGAACACACCCTTAATTATGAATTGTCTCATAAATCCTACCTTTtaaaaaacataaagaaagaaTACAAGAATCTCTTACGAAATCTATTCCTGGTAACAAAtaccttcatataaataaatagatTTGAGCTTGACATAATAAGATCCACAAAAGCAGGTGGTTGAGGAAAATGAATTAGTGGGCAATGGGCATATGATAGCTCAAATGGGGTCCAAATGAACCGCCCATATCCACCTAATTCTTAATGAAATCGTTTCATAATTGACAAATGGCAGGACAATAAATTAGCTTTTAGCAATTAGCATTTAGCACTACTCTTTGAAAACGAAACATGTCGCTCTGCTTCTGTCTACACTTTTTTGTATCATTCCTCACCAACAAATCCAAAATATATCACAAAAATGCACTACTAGTTCTATAACTGTACAAAAAATGAACTGCAAAATCTCTCTTTTTGGTCAATCAATATTTTCAGACTGTTTTAGAAGGAATTCATCACTTCTATGTGGTCCATCTGATGAACTTTGTATACTAGAGGACCCTGTCCCTGTAGTTGTGGTATAAAATTCATCTAATTTAAAGAGTGAATTTGTGACTAAACTTCTTGTGCTGGGTTTAAGAGAGACGCCAGCTAATAAACTTGAATTTAAGAAAGGTGGTTGGCATGGTTCTGGAATTTGATAATCTTCATGTGTTAACATTTGGACAACTTCAGTCATTGATGGTCTTAAAGCGACAGAAGCTTGAGTGCATAATAGCCCCACTTTTAAGACCTTTGATGCCTCTTCTGGTGGAAAATCACCTTTTAAAAGAGGGTCTAATGCTTCAGTAACTTgatttgttgtataaagtttcCACACCTGAAAATTAAAACGACAAATTTGCTAAGTTCCGGCAAATTCAATTTAATACTGACAAGAACGGAATAATATCATATATGGTCACTGAATTTTATTTACTATAACGATAAAGTCGCATAGCTATATATTTTCTCACTAGATTAATTGAACTTTACATGTTGTTACATAGAGGCGAAGCTATATATGGCCAAGGGTAGTCAAATGAAAACCCTTCGATTTATACTATGTATAtggtaaaatattacttgttatttagtaaaaaaatagactttgaacactCTTGCATAGCCCACTGGCAAAGAgtgttcaaattttgaacacccttatTGAATTTTCTAGCTTTGCCGCTGCTGTTATATTGAATTACAAACTTTTTATTGAAGTTCTCGAAGTTTACTCACTATGACAATAAAATTACTAAATCTAATCCACTCTAAATAGAAAAGCCGCCTTGATGGGTAGATATTGTCGTTATAGTTGGTAAAATTTAGTGATTTTACTATTGTAGAGAAATTTTACAGTTATAGTaagtaaaatttaatttaatGTAACAAAAAAAAGTTTTATGACTTTACCGTTATAGTGGATAAAGTTCGGTGAACATAGATGAAATTAACAGTAAGGAAAAAATTGCAGCATTCTTACTGTTTGTAGTAGAGATCCAGAGTCCTCAGCAAAGGCAATGTTTTTTCTGCCACAAACAATTTCAAGAACAAGCACTCCATAACTATAGACATCAGCCTTTTCTGTTAGCTGTCCTTTTACTAGGTATTCAGGAGCCATATATCCTCTGtacaaccaaaaaaaataattaaaaatcacaaTCTAAATAAAAAGAGAGAACCATTGTTGGTGAATTGTAATGAGAAATGTATTTTATCTTACAATGTGCCAGCAATTCCAGTGCTAAGATGAGTTTTATCAGCTGCAAAACACCGCGCAAGTCCAAAATCAGCGATCTTCGCTTCAAGATTTTCGTCGAGAAGTACATTGGAACTCTTGATGTCCCTATGAATGATTCTGATTTCTGAACCTCCATGTAAGAATGCAAGGCCTGATGCTGTTCCAACTATAATATGGAAACGTTCTTCCCAACTTAGAATCTTTATCTTGTTCTTGTCTACATCAGAAAATATTCAAGAACTCAATTAGAAGTCTGCAATTGTCACTACATAATTACTTGGAGATGTAAATGTAAGAATGATGCAGCTACTGTaaatacaacaacacaacaacaacaatatacgaGCAATTACCAATGTAAATAGCTTTAAGACGGTGTCGTAATAATGAGTAAAGTTTAGTGACAATACGTGAAATTAATtcggaaaaagaaagaagagaaagacAATTACCAAAGAGGTATTGGTCCAAGCTCTTATTTGGCACAAACTCATATACGAGCAAGCTCTCGGGGCCTTCAATACTGCAACCCAACAACTTGACAAGATTTTTGTGTTCAATTCCATTGATTAGATTAACCTCATTGAAGAATTCATCAACCCATTGTCTTGTATTGAAAAACAGTCTCTTAACTGCAATAACATTCCCATTTGGCAGAGTTCCCTTATATACAGAACCATTTCCTCCTTGGCCTACTTTAGTTGAAGGATCAAAGTAGTTTGTTGCCTTCTCAAGATTTTCATACTTATAATTCAAGCTTGACCTATTGTATGAACTCGATATTTTGCCAAGATTAATGCGTTCTGCAATAATGCAACCAAAAAAATTACATTACTTTCTAAACTTACGTAACATTATCAACTAAATATTGTAATGATAGGAATACCTCGTTCTCGCGTTAATGATCTTTTACGAGCTGCGTAAGCAACAAAGAGAGCCAGCATTATTAAAGCTGTCACACCAAGAACTATAGCTACTATAACTCCTTTGCTTACCCCTGAAAATAAGAgcattttgattaaaaaaaatgcAGAAATGTGAATTGCTTTTGggggaaagaagagagaaaagtcTAAAGGTAAAAGTCAAAAGAGGGGCACTGAAAGTAACGTGTAGCCAAATTTTGACAACCAAATTCCCAATTCTATAATAGGAAAAGTTTGAATTGAAGGTCATGAAACTTTATAAAAATATGGCATTTCAACGTTACATTATACTAATTAATGATGCCGTCAAAAGAAAATCTAAGGAAAATTTGACCAGAGGTGGATGCAGCATTAATGGATTCAATGGCCAATATTTTTGACACCACATATAAATATCAGTGTGAAAGctattaaaatttcaaaaagtaTTAAGTTTTTAACctgtaatttttaaaaatacaatgcGTTCGATTAAACTAATCAACTTTTAATTCTgaattagttttggaatttgaCTAAAAGATGAAGGCGGAATCTTGAACCAAATTCACCTTGACGTGCCATCAAAAACTGGTTAGAAAAAAAATTAACACGTGTTTTTGAGCTAAAAGGACACTTAAAATGGGACGAAGAGAGTACAAGAACATACTTGATTAACATCTTCAAATGAGAAGAGATAGTGATTTGCAGATAAAACGGTTTCAGAAGTAAAATCCAATTTGTTttaacaaagaagaaaaacagaGATACTCATATTGAGCACTCCAGTAAAttaattttccaaaaaatttaTTAATTTCACAGAAAACATAATTTCTATTGTGAAATGAGAGGAAATTAAATATTTACCTTTACTATTACCCACAGATGGATCATAGAGAAAATCCTGAGTAGAATATCTCAAATAACAACCAGCAATTAAAGCTCTAGCATCTCTACTAGGAAAACATCCTTTAATTTCTTTACTTGCTTTATCCAAACACTCCCTACAACCTTTTTTACTCACAGTTTTCCAACACTGTGCCAATCCATAAACTCCGTTCAAATGCGCCACCGCATATCCACCGTTCGCCACCGCTGTCCCCGTCAAATTTGTAATCAAATTACCAGCAGTAACCTTTAACGTGGCTAATTCTTGTCCACTAGCCAATCCAATTGAGCTACTACAATTTACTTTATCTTCTTTCGAATCAGTTGTTTCattgaaaaaatcataaatatcaTAACGAAGAAAACAACCGTCGAGATAAATACGACCAGATTTACCAGGAAGACAACGTGGTAGCCTCGTACGACTTGCTGCGTAACATAAAAGACAATCTGTACGAGGAAGATCTTGATAACAATTTGCTAATGCgaaaattgaaatatttgttGAATTCACGCCGTGACTTCCCCATCCGTGTTCCGGTACTCGTTGTGAAACAACTTCCATTAATTTAACGAACTGAGGAATTATCACAGCCGGTGTTGTTCTGTTTGTACCACAGACAAGTCCAGCTTCTGAAATCCGAGGATCGGCTTCACAAATTAAAGCAAAACTGACCAAATAAATCAATAACCGTGTTAGTAATAGTAAATTTGAGCTAGAAAAATTCATTTCTTTTTTACGAAAGGACACCAACAAGCTGCTACTGAATGCGAACAGAGTAGACTGAAAAGGCGAATGGAGAAGCGCTCGTCGTTCTGCTTCTCCTTCGTCTTTCTCTATGTGATTATGCTCTGGTAGTTGATATgctataaaaaaaattcttaaaaaaaaataaacaggaAATGGTAGTTGAAGATCGGAGAGAGAGGAGAAGAGAAGAGGAGGCTATGGTTTGGAGCCAGCGAAACGAATAAatgtaaatttatttattttttcaaaaatgattCGTATTTTACAGCCAACATTTGTGTGCTACATTCCTCTTTTTATGTGTTCTCATTTGCTAAACTTGGATCTCTTTCTACGATTACTATTAAAAGTCTTTGTCTGCTTCTGCCTACCCTGATTTTATTAAGGTCCATTTTATAATTCTTTGGATATAATTTTAGTCTTTACCATGTTCTTTATTCCTTATCTACTTGCTAATATATCTAATACTACTTGTTTATTACTCAAGTCATAGTCATTGGTCAATTAAATTGTTTCTTGGTTGAATGTGCGTTGCCCCTTCATAGTAGTCATTTAATAGTGATTTAAGAAGTTTCTACCTCCCTACTAGTAATACGCCATTAATAACATGCTTTTCTaccaagtaaaaaagaaaaaaaaagaagggaataaGATCAATTACACAATTAAGAAGAAATGTTGAAAGAAGGAAACTTGTTGAAAAAGAATAATGTACTTCATACATCACTAATGACATCTTACTTGGCTACCAAAAGCCATAATTAtatacaaaaagaaagaaaaaaaaaacaattatacAGTAAAAAAGAAATGTCGAGAAAAAGGAAATTGTCCTGAAATAATCAAGTATTTGATACATCACTAATGACACCTTACTAATGGGTTACCAAAAGCTATAATTATAGTTGTAAAAAATTGTCAAGTGCTCATACCTGTCAACATGATGATAAATGGCGAAATTCATATGGTAATATTATTATAAGAAAAAATTTCACATACGAACAATTGAGCTCCTTGCTTTTCAATTTTATAactcatatttcaatttacaactaactagcccaaaaataataggttaagattcaacatccaactctAATAGGTTCTagaaattattatttaatttttaaaaaagattgctcaaccttttaagttaattttcgaatcagtaactgtgactcaaatattagttcaacaaaacAAATCCATTTGGAtggtgaaaattaaatttttaacaagcttaaacatgtgggtttaaatttcaaatttgattttgtgagaaatttgaagTGAGTGTTATTTAGAGTTGTTAGAAATaatataaggaggttgtatataaaatttatagtcatttaatggagatttggactggttttgaacaagaattgcaactgaaaatcgtggaagaagttcgtctacagacgctcgtataaaggtgtataatagtgtataagatgtgtttatacactcatatacaccattatacaatattatacataattatacaaaaaactgacttcgtctttttccttgcgtcttttctaaaatttaactcaattcttgctcaaatctactccaaatcacttcaaatttaaattttgaactccttttgatattttcaattaATTGGaataacacccaatccaaacaactaacaaactcaaaaaatcctaTTTTTGAAAGCAAAACTTTGAATggccttcaatggtggacttcttGTTACATCTCGTACCTTAGCATTAGGATGTGTCGTAGTAAATCCACATGAGTTCGAAGGGATTATGTCTATTAGGAGGTTGTAGAGGGTTTAAGacattattattatgagaccctGTAAGTTTACAACCTTGATACtgttagatattatgttagtgtggtattttcttttaagtgaagtattttagtaaaagttttataagtataattttggatagttaccattattactattttcggatatgataaattatacacctaatatgagaaagtttatgagattttctttattgtaaagataggaattaattttttttttcataagaaaaggaggttatctttttaccattttaagaattaagcgtacgaaaatttgtactctttatatgagattagaaaaattatgagaaaatatatgtattattacatggatgttttaataaaataatagtgtatgtattgattttatatggtaccacatgaccacgatagtaggatatatatatatatatatatatatatatatatatatatatatatatatatataaagtgtgttaaaagtgggtagtattttaagtaatttgagatagttcttaattatatggataattaattaattaatattttttgtaaaagattaattagttaatcatAAAATTTTGGATAAGTATTTTAgccccccaacgtggcagccataTAAGTgtgggtagtattttaagtaatttgagatagttcttaattatatggataattaattaattaatattttttgtaaaagattaattagttaatcatAAAATTTTGGATAAGTATTTTAgccccccaacgtggcagccataTAAGTGACTCTTTAAGTCACAATTCAAGGTGGCATGGTTTGTGAGTTTTGTGAAGCAAGGTGGCATTTAGAGAAATGTTTGGCTAATTAATCACCTTAAGTAATGGCCCACTCACTATGATACAATCACCCCCTAATTTATTAAGGAGATATGTTTAAGCTAACAGGTGGAAATTCTTTTCTTTAAGAGGAAAAGTGTGGAAAATAGGAAGATGATTCCCTGGAATGTTTCTAAGAGTCCATACGCTTATATGTGTACAAAGACAGTTGTAGATACCTTTCTCCTTTGTCAGATGAGACTCACATCTCTTCTCAGTAAATGGTTCGTATCAAATCAGTTGAGCTTCTTTGGAATCTCCAGGCATTTAACATATTTCACGTCAAAATCAAAATGCTCCTTGAATTTTGAACGCATGAAAAGAGAAAAGATGTTGGTTCAGCCTTCTATACATCGCAAATTCCTGAAAATGGTAGGCAAATTAGTAACGTGATATTTCTGTTTCAACAAGAATTCGAGcaagaatattatacgaattttttctattccaggtatgttaaagctaatctttctttcttttggcatgatccaagtaacgatacgtaaacataatactattccataagtggttttactcttagcagttaaggatgtccaTGTTATTCATTCTTGTAAAGTTATATTCAAGTATGTTTAAGTATGTTGCTAAGTTTATATTGAGGCGtacgataaagatgttaatgtttataatatagtgagacatgcatcttcatgcatttatcaccgtgctacggccggtcgggcagttaagttaccaccggttgggcagttatgtatcattatttatcaccggttgggcagtcatgcatattcatttaccaccgagctacggccggtcgggcagtcaggcatttaccaccgagctacggtcgaTCGGAAagttatacatttaccaccgGGTTACGGCCGGTCAGACagttcatgcatttaccaccgcgctacggccgaccgggcagttaccactgatcagttgggcagtcatgcatcatacgatatggataatagtcttaaAGAGAAGTATTGTATATATatgagtataataagtatgcatatacggttgCACTTCAGAGATTCGGGTtaattcttatatgtctttaattaatgttgacttactattatgtttcagttccgccttacatactcagtacattatttgtattgacgtccttttgttggggacgctgtattcatgcctgcaggtatagataatcagtttgacgagccctcatagtagacaagATTGGCTTcagtgaaggatcggtaagactccacctcattcggagtgcagccgagtctatgagtcattgtGTCCgaattttgctacagacttatggatagatcggtaccctatcccatttgatgtcaaataatcttagaggctttgtggacagaggttcattttgtacactATGTCAGAGGCTTTGATggccatatgtattcatgttttaagaatgatggttcattgatacaacgcttgcccacttatagttgtacattacaagttgtggccatgttggcccatgatagttagaaAAAAATGAGTTACAAAGTGGTTCGCTCGGACTAGTACGGCACCAGGTGACAGCCACACCTCCCAGGTTTGGGCCTTGACACTTCTACTCtttaattttcttacattgcaaccagGTAACACAGGGTAAGAAGCAGCAATGGCGGACAaccccttgaagcatatgtagaagatgtgagaagaagagagagtgaaagaaATGGTTGTGAGAATACAtatttaactccatagcttttagaagcaattattgttgtgtacggtcaaaaccaaTTAAGTCAGTCGTACGGACTAGTCGAGGTGATAATACTTCGATCAAAGAGTATCTGCGTGACGATGGGTCGAGGTCCGCAGTAAGGGCATCGAGCTTCGAGCTCTAAGCCCGATCAACGAcaagctcggtatcattatcgagctcatatccaaatcgaactacgaggTAAAGCGGAGATTATCGAAGATGCATAGACCGACCAACACTCATCCCGAATATTGAGACTCCAAGTCAGAGTCGAGCTCGAACTAAGGTTGAGGGCTCgatccaataccgagctcgagccggTATCGATCTCACAGACAAAAGTCGTTCAACTGCAttaggggagagaatcttggtaGGAATCGAGAAAAAGACAATCTAttatgggttctccactatatatatttttatatagataaagtaggatccctctactataaaggggggAATCCTTA
Proteins encoded in this window:
- the LOC107762690 gene encoding cysteine-rich receptor-like protein kinase 42; amino-acid sequence: MNFSSSNLLLLTRLLIYLVSFALICEADPRISEAGLVCGTNRTTPAVIIPQFVKLMEVVSQRVPEHGWGSHGVNSTNISIFALANCYQDLPRTDCLLCYAASRTRLPRCLPGKSGRIYLDGCFLRYDIYDFFNETTDSKEDKVNCSSSIGLASGQELATLKVTAGNLITNLTGTAVANGGYAVAHLNGVYGLAQCWKTVSKKGCRECLDKASKEIKGCFPSRDARALIAGCYLRYSTQDFLYDPSVGNSKGVSKGVIVAIVLGVTALIMLALFVAYAARKRSLTRERERINLGKISSSYNRSSLNYKYENLEKATNYFDPSTKVGQGGNGSVYKGTLPNGNVIAVKRLFFNTRQWVDEFFNEVNLINGIEHKNLVKLLGCSIEGPESLLVYEFVPNKSLDQYLFDKNKIKILSWEERFHIIVGTASGLAFLHGGSEIRIIHRDIKSSNVLLDENLEAKIADFGLARCFAADKTHLSTGIAGTLGYMAPEYLVKGQLTEKADVYSYGVLVLEIVCGRKNIAFAEDSGSLLQTVWKLYTTNQVTEALDPLLKGDFPPEEASKVLKVGLLCTQASVALRPSMTEVVQMLTHEDYQIPEPCQPPFLNSSLLAGVSLKPSTRSLVTNSLFKLDEFYTTTTGTGSSSIQSSSDGPHRSDEFLLKQSENID